The Spirochaeta lutea genome window below encodes:
- a CDS encoding GIY-YIG nuclease family protein — protein MTGIYRITNIINKKKYIGQSINIFQRWKQHTSALTDYSNETIIRSAFAKYGLREQVSKPGTYGNFIFEVIEECNPDILLNREYYFIKNENPEYNLMLMPPNELLSFDVTRKRNQGSHFIQYHNYDTEKHYPGIDENTEQYAISDIAHYISSRKKLSAYIDGAIIYLILGISINRKKQYFLWSQTTVDDMEFMEDEFLSYNVIGYQEFFMPILLNNFPKFRDFQKKLGNFAYGLSSISSSPFLETLKIIAKENKVAPNLKAHEMVLLYENEYKNSDS, from the coding sequence TTGACTGGTATTTATAGAATTACTAACATTATTAATAAGAAAAAATATATCGGTCAGTCAATTAATATCTTTCAAAGATGGAAACAGCATACTTCAGCACTTACTGATTATAGTAATGAAACGATTATCCGCAGTGCATTTGCAAAATATGGCTTACGAGAACAGGTGTCAAAGCCAGGAACCTATGGAAATTTCATATTTGAAGTAATTGAAGAATGTAACCCAGATATATTATTAAACAGGGAATACTACTTTATAAAAAATGAAAATCCAGAATACAATCTCATGCTTATGCCTCCAAATGAACTATTATCATTTGATGTAACCCGAAAAAGGAACCAAGGATCACATTTTATTCAGTACCATAATTATGACACTGAAAAGCATTACCCTGGAATCGATGAGAATACGGAACAATATGCTATTTCTGATATTGCGCATTATATTAGTTCACGAAAAAAGCTTTCCGCTTATATTGATGGAGCAATTATATATTTAATACTTGGTATATCAATTAACAGGAAAAAGCAGTACTTTCTTTGGTCACAAACAACAGTCGATGACATGGAATTTATGGAAGATGAATTTCTTTCCTATAATGTAATCGGATATCAAGAATTCTTTATGCCAATTCTCCTGAATAATTTTCCTAAGTTTCGTGACTTTCAAAAAAAACTCGGAAACTTTGCATATGGCTTATCTTCAATAAGCAGCTCACCTTTTTTAGAAACCCTAAAAATAATTGCAAAAGAAAATAAAGTCGCCCCGAATTTAAAAGCACATGAAATGGTTTTATTATATGAAAATGAATATAAAAATTCGGACAGCTAA